A stretch of Paludisphaera borealis DNA encodes these proteins:
- a CDS encoding CheR family methyltransferase, with the protein MSGGLAAIDAILTGRLGLDPSAIGSGLIPRAVRSRMKAVGLHDLEAYAALVRGSEAEVQELIEEVVVPESWFFRDVLPFRFLLQHARSCWTVRPKRAAIRVLSIPCAGGEEPYSIAVALDEAGLPPDRCRIDAVDVSAHRLALARQGVFSRNALRGMSPDVVARWFREHPQGLQIVDAIRRRVHFQQGNILDSRLLADETPYDVIFCRNLLIYLNAGSRAEAAATLDRLLAADGVLIVGHADPLGPSTVAPKFVLAAEPGAFAYRRRTETAIPSPIPIAPAKPFVFTPFGHQDVHLVEEPESAPAAAPVHHPDEADARPMLEEAAEHANQGRHGQALACCEAEIRRKGPSAAALALMGVIHQAAGRRAQAESCFHKAIYLDPHHDEALLALALIAERRGDRSAASGFRRRADRALKNKGASSHE; encoded by the coding sequence ATGTCCGGTGGATTGGCCGCCATTGATGCGATCTTGACCGGCCGGCTGGGGCTCGACCCCTCGGCGATCGGTTCGGGGCTGATTCCGCGCGCGGTGAGAAGCCGGATGAAGGCGGTCGGGCTGCATGATCTGGAGGCGTACGCGGCGCTGGTGCGGGGGTCGGAGGCCGAGGTCCAGGAGCTGATCGAGGAGGTCGTCGTCCCGGAGAGCTGGTTCTTTCGCGACGTCCTGCCGTTTCGGTTCCTCCTCCAGCACGCCCGGAGCTGCTGGACCGTGCGGCCGAAGCGGGCTGCGATCCGGGTTTTGAGCATCCCCTGCGCGGGGGGGGAGGAGCCGTACTCGATCGCCGTCGCGCTGGACGAGGCCGGGCTGCCGCCGGACCGTTGCCGGATCGACGCGGTCGACGTCAGCGCCCACCGTCTCGCGTTGGCCCGCCAGGGGGTTTTCTCGCGGAACGCGCTGCGGGGGATGAGCCCCGACGTCGTCGCCCGATGGTTTCGAGAGCATCCCCAGGGGCTCCAGATCGTTGATGCGATCCGCCGCCGCGTCCACTTCCAGCAAGGTAACATCCTCGATTCCAGGCTGCTCGCCGATGAAACGCCTTACGACGTGATCTTCTGCCGGAACCTGCTGATCTACCTGAACGCCGGCTCCCGCGCGGAGGCGGCGGCGACCCTCGATCGGCTGCTCGCCGCCGACGGCGTCCTGATCGTCGGCCACGCCGATCCGCTCGGCCCGTCGACCGTCGCGCCGAAGTTCGTCCTCGCCGCCGAGCCGGGCGCTTTCGCGTATCGTCGTCGAACGGAAACCGCGATCCCCTCGCCCATTCCGATCGCGCCGGCGAAGCCTTTCGTGTTCACCCCTTTCGGCCATCAAGATGTGCATCTGGTCGAGGAACCGGAGAGCGCGCCGGCGGCGGCTCCCGTTCATCACCCGGACGAGGCCGATGCGCGGCCGATGCTCGAAGAGGCCGCCGAGCACGCCAACCAGGGGCGGCACGGCCAGGCCCTGGCCTGTTGCGAGGCCGAGATCCGCCGCAAGGGGCCGTCGGCGGCGGCCCTCGCCTTGATGGGGGTCATCCATCAGGCGGCGGGTCGGCGGGCGCAGGCGGAAAGTTGTTTCCACAAGGCGATTTATCTCGATCCCCACCACGACGAGGCGCTTCTGGCGCTGGCGCTGATCGCCGAGCGTCGCGGCGATCGGTCGGCCGCCTCGGGCTTCCGCCGCCGCGCGGACCGCGCGTTGAAGAACAAGGGAGCCTCGTCTCATGAGTGA
- a CDS encoding GTPase, with protein MEYSTWSRRIAELAGASSRLEAEAEAAGVAPPGSASWRVNLHQKLAPQATDAPYLIVAVAGGTNIGKSTVFNHLVGFPASRVHPDATQTKHPVCMVPQGFGARHDLRRVFPGFALEPWRSEDDALGDGPSNLLIYREDPTGAQPANLVLLDTPDVDGAMPVNWDRARLIAHAADVLVAVLTQQKFNDAAVRRFFREAAAADKTILAVFNMVEWPEDREHCDRWLETFRKGVGAIPSHVYAVPRDRAAVRDNRLVFHPLTEGSTDPRPDLADLQFAEIKIRSLRGALRRMLDPADGLPAFLRLLQARADENREARTVIHQKVQVKIEAPELPGHIVGDAIWRWLEPRRTWFDRKVHNVYSKLGKAVVRILPGRREPAEEEAAFIEAEKTQLARALENVYHELEMVHQVGTPALRQELQPLIAGDQRRRAFDQLRERLEATPLATDAYSRAIAERLERFEAEHPNMMRAIEWGLVATAVIRPAITIGMFGAADIAAHGVLQLGTHSIGQIFFDVAAGSAMTAGGEGAFAKLGGPAQKLIADLFAEFYRERAKLLAGVIDDCVIGRRLDRIERLAAISESDDFKAVYRIAGDLSRELAAWDDVNTDMDAAAGTPVSAGT; from the coding sequence ATGGAATACTCGACCTGGTCGCGTCGGATCGCCGAGCTGGCCGGGGCGTCGTCGCGCCTGGAGGCGGAAGCCGAGGCGGCGGGCGTGGCGCCTCCCGGCTCGGCCTCGTGGCGTGTGAACCTGCACCAGAAGCTGGCGCCGCAGGCGACCGACGCTCCTTATCTGATCGTGGCCGTCGCGGGGGGGACGAACATCGGCAAGAGCACGGTGTTCAACCACCTGGTCGGCTTCCCGGCCAGCCGGGTCCATCCCGACGCGACCCAGACCAAGCATCCGGTCTGCATGGTCCCTCAGGGGTTCGGCGCGCGTCACGACTTGCGGCGGGTCTTCCCGGGGTTCGCGCTCGAGCCCTGGAGGTCGGAGGACGACGCCCTGGGCGACGGCCCGTCGAACCTCTTGATCTACCGCGAGGACCCGACCGGCGCCCAGCCGGCGAACCTGGTCTTGCTCGACACGCCGGACGTCGACGGCGCGATGCCGGTCAACTGGGACCGCGCCCGGCTGATCGCCCACGCGGCCGACGTTCTGGTCGCCGTCTTGACCCAGCAGAAGTTCAACGACGCGGCCGTCCGCCGGTTCTTCCGCGAGGCCGCCGCCGCCGACAAAACGATTCTGGCCGTTTTCAACATGGTTGAATGGCCCGAGGACCGCGAGCACTGCGACCGCTGGCTGGAGACCTTCCGCAAGGGGGTCGGCGCGATTCCGTCGCACGTCTACGCCGTCCCCCGCGACCGCGCCGCGGTCCGCGACAACCGGCTCGTCTTCCATCCCTTGACCGAGGGCTCGACCGATCCTCGGCCCGACCTGGCCGACTTGCAGTTCGCCGAGATCAAGATCCGGTCGCTCCGCGGCGCGCTCCGCCGGATGCTCGACCCGGCCGACGGTCTCCCCGCCTTCCTCCGTCTCCTCCAGGCCCGGGCCGACGAGAACCGCGAGGCGCGGACGGTCATCCACCAGAAGGTGCAGGTCAAGATCGAGGCCCCCGAGCTGCCCGGCCACATCGTCGGCGACGCCATCTGGCGATGGCTCGAACCCCGGCGCACCTGGTTCGACCGCAAGGTCCACAACGTCTACAGCAAGCTCGGCAAGGCCGTCGTCCGGATCTTGCCCGGCCGTCGCGAGCCGGCCGAGGAGGAGGCCGCGTTCATCGAGGCCGAGAAGACCCAGCTCGCCCGGGCCCTCGAAAACGTCTACCACGAGCTGGAGATGGTCCATCAGGTGGGGACTCCCGCGCTCCGCCAGGAGCTTCAGCCGCTGATCGCCGGCGACCAGCGCCGTCGGGCTTTCGACCAACTTCGCGAGCGTCTCGAAGCCACCCCGCTGGCGACCGACGCCTACAGCCGGGCCATCGCCGAGCGGCTCGAACGGTTCGAGGCCGAGCACCCCAACATGATGCGGGCGATCGAGTGGGGGCTGGTCGCCACCGCCGTGATCCGGCCGGCGATCACGATCGGGATGTTCGGCGCGGCCGACATCGCGGCCCACGGCGTGCTCCAGCTCGGCACCCATTCCATCGGCCAGATCTTCTTCGACGTCGCCGCGGGGTCGGCCATGACGGCCGGCGGCGAGGGGGCGTTCGCCAAGCTCGGCGGCCCCGCCCAGAAGCTGATCGCCGACCTCTTCGCCGAGTTCTACCGCGAGCGCGCCAAGCTGCTGGCCGGCGTCATCGACGACTGCGTCATCGGCCGTCGCCTCGACCGCATCGAGCGACTGGCGGCCATCAGCGAGAGCGACGATTTCAAGGCCGTCTACCGGATCGCCGGCGACCTCTCGCGCGAGCTGGCGGCCTGGGATGACGTGAATACAGATATGGATGCAGCCGCTGGGACGCCGGTCTCCGCCGGAACCTGA
- a CDS encoding chemotaxis protein CheW, which produces MSEPPVLVQAANGDAPAPGTPGYDCWNRIGIGGDRSCPELKLHVHCRNCPVFASAAKAFFDRSAPSGYLEEWTTWLARIDERANQAEAEAGAPGVHKGAGVLIFRLDQEWLAFRTQTVVEVTLPRPVHRIPHRTNAILNGLVNLRGQLQLCFSLHSLLGVHDSIAKPHAPSADGSGELVDGPRHATTPERLIVLRDRERSEVWAFSTDEVHGVEHVARGDMQSVPSTLANPAVSFSQAILPWNGRSVGFLDEQRVFAALRSIGQ; this is translated from the coding sequence ATGAGTGAGCCCCCCGTCCTCGTCCAGGCCGCGAACGGCGACGCGCCCGCGCCCGGGACGCCGGGTTACGACTGCTGGAACCGGATCGGCATCGGCGGCGACCGGAGCTGTCCCGAGCTGAAGCTCCACGTCCACTGCCGGAACTGTCCCGTGTTCGCCTCGGCGGCGAAAGCCTTCTTCGATCGTTCGGCCCCCTCGGGCTACCTCGAAGAGTGGACCACCTGGCTCGCCCGGATCGACGAGCGGGCCAATCAGGCCGAAGCCGAGGCCGGCGCGCCCGGGGTTCACAAGGGGGCGGGCGTTTTGATCTTTCGGCTCGACCAGGAATGGCTTGCATTTCGGACCCAGACCGTGGTCGAGGTCACGCTGCCTCGGCCCGTCCACCGCATTCCTCACCGCACCAACGCCATTCTCAACGGCCTGGTCAACTTGCGGGGGCAGCTTCAGCTCTGCTTCTCGCTGCACAGCCTGCTCGGCGTGCACGACTCGATCGCGAAACCTCACGCCCCTTCCGCCGATGGCTCCGGTGAGCTGGTCGACGGCCCTCGCCACGCGACGACTCCCGAGCGGCTGATCGTCCTCCGCGACCGCGAGCGCTCCGAGGTGTGGGCGTTCTCGACCGACGAGGTCCACGGCGTCGAGCACGTCGCGCGGGGCGACATGCAAAGCGTCCCCTCGACGCTCGCCAACCCGGCGGTCAGCTTCAGCCAGGCGATCCTTCCCTGGAACGGCCGCAGCGTCGGCTTCCTCGACGAGCAGCGCGTGTTCGCCGCGTTGCGGAGCATCGGTCAATGA
- a CDS encoding hybrid sensor histidine kinase/response regulator yields the protein MSEDLSGFSMMDLFRMEADERLAVLSQGLVGLEGEASSQAIEPLMRAAHSLKGAARVVGLDGAVRVAHAMEDCLVAAQKGKIVLSSTAIDVLLRGVDFLTAIAQLSEADMESWQASHAGEMDALTAALAEAEAGKLTETAPPPPLAPPRAPEPRAMTGDLSGFSMMDLFRMEADERLAVLSQGLVGLEGEASSQAIEPLMRAAHSLKGAARVVGLDAAVHVAHAMEDCLVAAQKGKVALGSAAIDVLLRGVDFLTAIAQLSEADMESWQASHAGEMDALTAALAEAEAGKLTEAAPPVPVQAPSPAPAPVPIDDESAPVAAVKIAKPPVAASGEAADRVVRVTAESLSRLMGLAGESLVQTRRFRPFLDSLLLLKGRQTGLLETLQQLEDRLTDSSDGLRAVEREMLAKARDQAARCQQGLSETLETIEEFARGGEDLSSRLHHEVLASRMRPLADGVRGFPRLVRDVAKELGKQAKFEVVGETTGVDRDILDGLEAPLNHLIRNALDHGLETPADRRARGKNPTGLIQLEARHRAGMLQIVLKDDGRGIDVEQLRKKVVEKGLTTEAMASRLNEAEMLDFLFLPGFSTKEKVSELSGRGVGLDVVQSMVQAVRGSVRVASRLGWGTKFVLQLPLTVSVIRALLVEISGEPFAFPLNRIDRIVMVEPDQVREIEGKPHMMLDDQPLGLVEATQIFELTPLVRESGRRPVVVASDRSHRFGVVVDRFLGERDLRVAPLDPRLGRVPNLNSSSVLENGWPVLIIDVEDLIRSIDNLLGGRRVRKLTADVAAGGASVRPPKRVLVVDDSITVRELERQLLENQGYVVDVAVDGVDGWNTVRSGRYDLVVSDIDMPRMDGIELVSHIKKDPLLRSIPVVVVSYKDREEDRIRGLDAGANFYLTKSSFHDQTFLATVVDLIGEARE from the coding sequence ATGAGTGAAGACCTGAGCGGATTTTCGATGATGGACCTGTTCCGCATGGAAGCAGACGAGCGCCTGGCGGTGCTTTCGCAAGGTCTCGTCGGTCTCGAAGGGGAAGCCTCGTCGCAGGCGATCGAGCCCCTGATGCGCGCGGCGCACTCGCTGAAGGGCGCGGCTCGGGTGGTGGGGCTGGACGGTGCGGTGCGGGTGGCGCACGCGATGGAAGACTGCCTGGTCGCGGCGCAGAAAGGGAAGATCGTGCTGTCCTCGACGGCGATCGACGTCCTGCTGCGCGGCGTCGACTTCTTGACGGCGATCGCGCAGCTCAGCGAAGCTGACATGGAGAGCTGGCAGGCGTCGCACGCCGGCGAGATGGACGCGCTCACCGCCGCCCTGGCCGAAGCCGAGGCCGGCAAGCTCACCGAGACGGCGCCCCCGCCGCCCCTTGCTCCGCCGCGCGCTCCGGAGCCGCGGGCGATGACCGGCGACCTGAGCGGATTTTCGATGATGGACCTGTTCCGCATGGAAGCGGACGAGCGCCTGGCGGTGCTTTCGCAAGGTCTCGTCGGTCTCGAAGGGGAAGCCTCGTCGCAGGCGATCGAGCCCCTGATGCGCGCGGCGCACTCGCTGAAGGGAGCGGCTCGGGTGGTGGGACTGGACGCGGCGGTCCACGTGGCGCACGCGATGGAAGACTGCCTGGTCGCGGCGCAGAAAGGGAAAGTGGCGTTGGGTTCGGCGGCGATCGACGTCCTGCTGCGCGGCGTCGACTTCTTGACGGCGATCGCGCAGCTCAGCGAAGCCGACATGGAGAGCTGGCAGGCGTCGCACGCCGGCGAGATGGACGCGCTCACCGCCGCCCTGGCCGAAGCCGAGGCCGGCAAGCTGACCGAGGCTGCGCCGCCTGTTCCGGTTCAGGCTCCATCCCCTGCCCCTGCCCCTGTTCCGATCGACGACGAGTCGGCGCCGGTCGCGGCGGTGAAGATCGCGAAGCCGCCGGTCGCGGCGAGCGGCGAGGCCGCCGATCGGGTGGTCCGGGTGACGGCCGAGAGCCTTTCGCGGTTGATGGGGCTGGCCGGCGAATCGCTGGTGCAGACGCGCCGGTTCCGCCCGTTCCTGGATTCGTTGCTGTTGCTCAAGGGAAGGCAGACGGGGCTCCTGGAGACGCTCCAGCAACTGGAGGACCGGCTCACCGACTCTTCCGACGGCCTCCGCGCGGTTGAGCGGGAGATGCTGGCCAAGGCCAGGGACCAGGCGGCGCGTTGCCAGCAAGGGTTGAGCGAGACCCTGGAGACGATCGAGGAGTTCGCGCGAGGCGGTGAGGACCTGTCGAGCCGCCTGCATCACGAGGTTCTGGCCAGCCGGATGCGGCCGCTCGCCGACGGGGTCCGCGGCTTTCCACGGCTGGTACGCGACGTTGCGAAGGAGCTTGGCAAGCAGGCGAAATTCGAGGTCGTCGGCGAGACCACGGGCGTCGACCGCGACATCCTCGACGGCCTCGAAGCGCCGCTCAACCACCTGATCCGCAACGCGCTGGACCACGGCCTGGAGACGCCCGCCGACCGCCGCGCCCGGGGCAAGAACCCGACCGGTTTGATCCAGCTCGAAGCCCGACACCGCGCGGGGATGCTCCAGATCGTCCTCAAGGACGACGGCCGAGGCATCGACGTCGAGCAGCTCCGCAAGAAGGTCGTCGAGAAGGGGCTGACGACCGAGGCGATGGCCTCTCGGCTTAATGAAGCCGAAATGCTCGACTTCCTCTTTCTGCCCGGCTTCTCGACCAAGGAGAAGGTCTCCGAACTTTCCGGGCGCGGGGTCGGCCTGGACGTGGTTCAGAGCATGGTGCAGGCGGTCCGGGGATCGGTCCGGGTCGCCAGCCGGCTGGGCTGGGGGACGAAGTTCGTCCTCCAGCTTCCGCTCACCGTCTCGGTCATCCGCGCGCTCTTGGTCGAGATCTCCGGTGAACCGTTCGCTTTCCCATTAAACCGGATCGACCGGATCGTGATGGTCGAGCCGGACCAGGTGCGGGAGATCGAGGGCAAGCCCCACATGATGCTCGACGACCAGCCGCTGGGCCTGGTCGAGGCGACCCAGATTTTCGAGCTGACGCCGTTGGTTCGCGAGAGCGGGCGGCGGCCGGTGGTCGTCGCCAGCGACCGCAGCCACCGGTTCGGCGTTGTGGTCGACCGGTTCCTCGGCGAGCGCGACCTGCGCGTCGCGCCGCTCGACCCGCGACTGGGGAGGGTCCCCAACCTCAACAGTTCGTCGGTCCTGGAGAACGGCTGGCCGGTCCTGATCATCGACGTCGAGGACCTGATCCGGTCGATCGACAACCTGCTGGGGGGCCGTCGGGTCCGCAAGCTGACCGCCGACGTCGCCGCGGGGGGCGCGTCGGTCCGCCCTCCCAAACGGGTGCTCGTCGTCGACGATTCGATCACCGTCCGCGAGCTGGAGCGGCAACTGCTCGAAAACCAGGGCTACGTGGTCGACGTCGCCGTGGACGGCGTCGACGGCTGGAACACGGTGCGGAGCGGCCGTTACGACCTGGTGGTCAGCGACATCGACATGCCCCGCATGGATGGCATCGAGCTGGTCTCCCACATCAAGAAAGACCCTCTGCTGCGGTCGATCCCGGTGGTCGTCGTCTCCTACAAGGACCGCGAGGAAGACCGCATTCGCGGCCTCGACGCCGGCGCTAACTTCTACCTGACCAAGAGCAGCTTCCACGACCAGACGTTCCTCGCCACCGTCGTCGACCTGATCGGCGAGGCGCGGGAGTGA
- a CDS encoding SpoIIE family protein phosphatase, whose product MSTDPHLTEHKVTVLLIDDQPMIGEAVRRMLAGEADVEFHACRDATKALDEAVRIKPTVILQDLVMPDIDGLTLVKNFRANDETREIPMIVLSTKEEPAVKAEAFALGANDYVVKLPDRLELLARIRYHSKGYIARLQRNEAYKALQESQERLAAEVKQAARYVQSLLPEKLKKGEIRTDWRFVPSAELGGDSFGYHWLDDDHFAFYLLDVSGHGVGAALLSVSAMNALRSQALPNTDFRKPSQVLFALNNAFQMDQQNGLYFTIWYGVLHKPSRRIDYSGGGHPPGLLIAGPSVDQATLHVLESQGPMIGAMTDMEYKSASCQLQEFSKLYIVSDGSYEIEKADGTMWPFSEFLAFVGQGPFDDPENPKMDALIAHDRQLMGRDDFDDDLSLVELTFLPQ is encoded by the coding sequence ATGAGCACCGATCCGCACCTTACGGAGCACAAGGTCACCGTCCTCTTGATCGACGATCAGCCGATGATCGGCGAGGCCGTGCGGCGGATGCTGGCCGGCGAGGCGGACGTGGAATTCCACGCCTGTCGCGACGCGACCAAGGCCCTCGACGAGGCGGTCCGCATCAAGCCGACCGTGATCCTTCAAGACCTGGTCATGCCTGACATCGACGGCCTGACCCTGGTCAAGAACTTCCGGGCCAACGACGAGACCCGGGAGATCCCCATGATCGTCCTCTCCACCAAGGAAGAGCCGGCCGTCAAGGCCGAGGCCTTCGCGCTGGGGGCCAACGACTACGTGGTGAAGCTCCCCGACCGGCTCGAACTCCTGGCCCGGATCCGGTACCACTCCAAGGGCTACATCGCCCGGCTCCAGCGCAACGAGGCGTACAAGGCCTTGCAAGAGAGCCAGGAGCGGCTCGCCGCCGAGGTCAAGCAGGCCGCGCGGTACGTCCAGTCGCTGCTGCCCGAAAAGCTCAAGAAGGGGGAGATCCGGACCGACTGGCGGTTCGTCCCCTCGGCCGAACTGGGCGGCGACTCGTTCGGCTACCACTGGCTCGACGACGACCACTTCGCTTTCTACCTGCTCGACGTCAGCGGCCATGGCGTCGGCGCGGCCTTGCTCTCGGTCTCGGCCATGAACGCCCTGCGTTCGCAGGCGCTTCCGAACACCGACTTCCGCAAGCCCAGCCAGGTCCTCTTCGCCCTCAACAACGCCTTCCAGATGGACCAGCAGAACGGCCTGTATTTCACGATCTGGTACGGCGTGCTCCACAAGCCCAGCCGGCGGATCGACTACTCCGGCGGCGGCCATCCCCCGGGTCTGTTGATCGCCGGCCCCTCGGTCGACCAGGCGACGCTGCATGTCCTCGAATCCCAGGGGCCGATGATCGGCGCCATGACTGACATGGAATACAAGTCGGCCAGTTGCCAGCTCCAGGAGTTCTCGAAGCTCTACATCGTGAGCGACGGCTCCTACGAGATCGAGAAGGCTGATGGCACCATGTGGCCGTTCAGCGAGTTCCTCGCGTTCGTGGGCCAGGGCCCGTTCGACGACCCCGAGAACCCCAAGATGGACGCCCTCATCGCCCACGACCGCCAGCTCATGGGCCGTGACGACTTCGACGACGACCTCTCGCTCGTCGAATTGACCTTCCTGCCCCAATGA
- a CDS encoding GTPase domain-containing protein, with protein MAERFTKADWEREHLLAGFDRLHAKLVEWARQAPAWPPFDEAKGLVARLEPRLRVPEIDLDRALVVGFLGGSGTGKSTLYNALLGRRVSRAGKEYRPMTRRAVVACHPDVDPSFLGLDADSIEVHQIHIPFLEQMILIDCPDPDTQDPEDGEGGRRHLDILRAVLPHCDVMVHTVTSQKYKSHVVGQELRKNAPGRQILFVQTHAAIDHDNRADLRKYLDSLGLRVPEIYRFDAADALARQESGEPVDDEFGRFRDLLEHELASRARHRIRRANLLGLYSWLLSAIKTPIVARLEDVAKLEASMGRERTRMASKIGARMNERIDSNHRLWRSRVLRQLNQAWGAGPLAALIGLWSAAGSLVRSLILLRARTPTQAVLAGGLAASQLVAEKWRERRAASALVAEADLGLTEGDLAAARAVLQGYLADAEIQPAATPEAGGDFSNQQLAEVAVEVYQRLDAEVNEVVERRIARRAGRSVHLFFEILFSLLPAFLVLRLGRNFFIDHLWNDRPLLGLDFFFQSAFWCLAWGAAVGGLLLHWLNRGLDVELKAVVDRLSRAPILDALCRDAADACAAIRAHAVALSAIERDLSQIEDKVGGVLDLGLGALRAEPRQALPHEPGSTLPAAVPLPNAVETKPTRVTLS; from the coding sequence TTGGCCGAGCGATTCACCAAGGCCGACTGGGAACGCGAGCACCTGCTGGCGGGCTTCGACCGGCTCCACGCCAAGCTGGTCGAGTGGGCGCGGCAGGCGCCCGCCTGGCCCCCGTTCGACGAGGCCAAGGGGCTCGTCGCCCGCCTTGAACCCCGGCTCCGCGTGCCCGAGATCGACCTCGACCGCGCGCTCGTCGTCGGCTTCCTGGGGGGCTCGGGGACGGGCAAGAGCACGCTGTACAACGCCCTGCTCGGCCGCCGGGTCAGCCGGGCGGGCAAGGAGTACCGGCCGATGACCCGCCGCGCGGTCGTCGCCTGCCACCCCGACGTCGACCCGTCGTTCCTCGGCCTCGACGCCGATTCGATCGAAGTTCATCAAATCCATATCCCCTTTCTCGAACAGATGATCCTGATCGACTGCCCCGACCCCGACACCCAGGACCCCGAGGACGGCGAGGGGGGCCGGCGGCACCTCGACATCCTCCGCGCCGTGCTTCCTCATTGCGACGTGATGGTCCACACCGTCACCTCCCAGAAGTACAAGTCGCACGTCGTCGGCCAGGAGCTTCGGAAGAACGCGCCGGGGCGTCAGATCCTGTTCGTCCAGACCCACGCCGCGATCGACCACGACAACCGCGCCGACCTGCGGAAGTACCTCGATTCGCTGGGCCTGCGGGTCCCCGAGATCTACCGGTTCGACGCCGCCGACGCCCTCGCCCGACAGGAGAGCGGCGAGCCGGTCGACGACGAGTTCGGGCGGTTTCGCGACCTCCTGGAGCACGAGCTGGCCAGTCGGGCGCGACACCGCATCCGAAGGGCGAACTTGCTGGGGCTGTATAGCTGGCTGCTGTCGGCGATCAAGACGCCGATCGTCGCGCGGCTGGAGGACGTCGCCAAGCTCGAAGCGTCGATGGGCCGCGAGCGGACCCGGATGGCGTCGAAGATCGGCGCCCGGATGAACGAGCGGATCGACTCCAACCACCGGCTCTGGCGGTCCCGGGTCCTCCGTCAGTTGAACCAGGCGTGGGGCGCCGGCCCGCTCGCCGCCTTGATCGGCCTCTGGTCGGCCGCCGGCAGCCTCGTGCGGTCGTTGATCTTGCTCCGCGCCCGGACTCCGACCCAGGCGGTGCTCGCCGGAGGGTTGGCCGCCAGCCAGCTCGTGGCCGAGAAGTGGCGCGAGCGCCGGGCGGCGTCGGCTCTGGTGGCCGAGGCCGATCTGGGCCTGACCGAAGGCGACCTCGCCGCCGCCCGGGCCGTGTTGCAGGGCTACCTGGCCGACGCCGAGATCCAACCCGCGGCGACCCCCGAGGCCGGCGGCGACTTCTCGAACCAGCAGCTCGCCGAGGTGGCCGTCGAGGTCTATCAGCGGCTCGACGCCGAGGTCAACGAGGTCGTCGAGCGGCGGATCGCGCGCCGCGCGGGGAGGTCGGTCCACCTGTTTTTCGAGATCCTCTTCAGCCTGCTGCCGGCCTTCCTCGTGCTCCGCCTGGGCCGCAACTTCTTCATCGACCACCTCTGGAACGACCGGCCGCTGCTCGGCCTGGACTTCTTCTTCCAGTCGGCCTTCTGGTGCCTGGCCTGGGGCGCCGCCGTCGGCGGATTGCTGCTGCACTGGCTGAACCGGGGGCTGGACGTCGAGTTGAAGGCCGTCGTCGATCGGCTCTCCCGCGCCCCGATTTTGGACGCGCTCTGCCGCGACGCCGCCGACGCCTGCGCCGCGATTCGGGCTCACGCCGTCGCCCTTTCGGCCATCGAGCGCGACCTGTCCCAGATCGAGGACAAGGTCGGCGGCG
- a CDS encoding chemotaxis response regulator protein-glutamate methylesterase, with protein MRVGIVNDSAMAREALRRVVASAPGLDVVWMAVDGADGVAKVRADLPDLVLMDLFMPRMDGVESTRRIMTETPCPILIVTATVSGHIDKVYRAMGHGALDAVDTPVIGTTGDMAGGGPLLRKIEVIGKLIGKYQAPPAATTAWQARTSASTREPLLLLGASTGGPFAVAEILTGLPPSWSVCTIIVQHVDADFAPGLGSWLTENTGKRVELIAAGTRPSPGRFLLAATGDHVLMTDEHRLVYSEEPREVSYRPSVDVFFQSVARCWPGEGAAVLLTGMGRDGAEGLLALRRRGWRTIAQDEASSVVWGMPRAAVEIGAAELVAPLDRIASAIVQSIPGSQPR; from the coding sequence ATGAGAGTCGGAATCGTCAACGATTCGGCGATGGCTCGCGAGGCGCTCCGGCGCGTCGTGGCGTCGGCGCCCGGACTGGACGTGGTCTGGATGGCCGTCGACGGGGCCGATGGGGTCGCCAAGGTCCGCGCCGATTTGCCCGACCTGGTCCTCATGGATCTGTTCATGCCCCGGATGGACGGCGTCGAGTCGACCCGGCGGATCATGACCGAGACCCCCTGCCCGATCCTGATCGTGACCGCCACGGTCAGCGGCCACATCGACAAGGTCTACAGGGCGATGGGGCACGGGGCGCTCGACGCGGTCGACACGCCGGTGATCGGGACGACCGGCGACATGGCCGGCGGCGGGCCGCTGCTGCGGAAGATCGAGGTCATCGGCAAGCTGATCGGCAAGTATCAGGCGCCGCCGGCCGCGACGACCGCCTGGCAGGCCCGGACTTCGGCCTCGACCCGCGAGCCCTTGCTGTTGCTCGGCGCCTCGACCGGGGGGCCGTTCGCGGTGGCCGAAATCCTGACCGGTCTGCCGCCGTCGTGGAGCGTCTGCACGATCATCGTCCAGCACGTCGACGCCGACTTCGCGCCGGGCCTGGGGAGCTGGCTCACCGAGAACACGGGCAAACGCGTCGAGCTGATCGCCGCCGGCACGCGGCCGTCGCCGGGCCGGTTCCTGCTGGCGGCGACCGGCGACCACGTGCTGATGACCGACGAGCACAGGCTCGTCTATTCCGAGGAGCCGAGGGAGGTTTCGTACCGGCCGTCGGTCGACGTCTTCTTCCAGAGCGTCGCGCGGTGCTGGCCCGGCGAGGGGGCGGCGGTCCTTCTGACCGGCATGGGCCGCGACGGGGCCGAGGGGTTGCTGGCGTTGCGGCGGCGAGGCTGGCGGACGATCGCCCAGGACGAGGCGTCGTCGGTGGTCTGGGGGATGCCCCGCGCGGCCGTCGAAATCGGCGCGGCCGAGCTGGTCGCGCCGCTCGACCGGATCGCCTCGGCGATCGTCCAGAGCATTCCCGGATCTCAGCCCCGCTAA